One genomic window of Bacteroidota bacterium includes the following:
- a CDS encoding methyltransferase, which translates to MKVGTDAVLLGAWVNASQSVNILDIGTGTGVIAIMLAQKSNGTIDAVDIDESAFKQAIENVKACPWKDRIHVHHAAFQNFSSASQKKYDLIVSNPPYFVDSTKTPEEARTYARHTDMLEFDELLDGVLKLLTDDGIFSLILPSKEGEFFRDIAESKELYLTKLMRVRPRVDKHEKRYLMRFERKRKSFSEASITIEHEEHHSYTDEYKELTKDYYLAF; encoded by the coding sequence ATGAAGGTGGGCACAGACGCTGTTTTGCTTGGCGCATGGGTTAATGCATCTCAATCAGTAAATATTCTTGACATCGGTACTGGCACAGGTGTAATAGCCATTATGCTTGCTCAAAAATCGAATGGGACGATCGATGCTGTAGATATTGATGAAAGTGCTTTTAAACAGGCTATTGAGAATGTAAAAGCATGCCCCTGGAAGGACAGGATCCATGTTCATCACGCGGCTTTCCAGAATTTTTCGTCGGCCTCACAAAAAAAATACGATCTGATCGTGAGCAATCCCCCTTATTTTGTTGACTCAACAAAAACGCCTGAAGAAGCCCGCACTTATGCCCGCCATACCGATATGCTGGAATTTGATGAGCTGCTTGACGGGGTGTTGAAACTATTAACGGATGACGGGATCTTTTCACTTATACTTCCTTCTAAAGAAGGAGAATTTTTCAGGGACATTGCTGAAAGTAAAGAATTATACCTCACCAAACTTATGCGGGTACGACCACGGGTTGATAAACATGAAAAACGTTACCTGATGAGGTTTGAAAGAAAACGCAAAAGTTTTTCGGAGGCCTCGATCACTATTGAACATGAAGAGCATCACTCCTACACCGATGAATATAAGGAGCTGACTAAAGACTATTACCTGGCGTTTTAG